The following proteins are co-located in the Pelecanus crispus isolate bPelCri1 chromosome 5, bPelCri1.pri, whole genome shotgun sequence genome:
- the LOC142593527 gene encoding LOW QUALITY PROTEIN: ubiquitin-conjugating enzyme E2 D2-like (The sequence of the model RefSeq protein was modified relative to this genomic sequence to represent the inferred CDS: inserted 2 bases in 2 codons) — MNLAGEREKDMQQKGSNNSPCQGGVFFLTIHFPTYYPFKPPGCLYXQVCHPNIDSNGSISLDVLWSQLSPALTVSKVLLSICSLLWDPNLDDPLVPEIARIYKXREKYSRIPLEWTQKYVI, encoded by the exons ATGAATCTggctggggaaagggaaaaagatatGCAacaga AGGGATCAAATAACAGTCCCTGTCAAGGTGGAGTATTTTTCTTGACAATTCACTTCCCAACCTATTATCCCTTCAAACCACCAGGTTGCCTTT AACAAGTCTGCCACCCAAATATTGACAGTAATGGCAGCATTTCTCTTGATGTTCTATGGTCACAGCTGTCTCCAGCACTAACTGTTTCAAAAGTACTTTTGTCCATCTGTTCTCTGTTGTGGGATCCCAATCTAGACGATCCTTTAGTGCCTGAGATTGCAAGGATctaca acagagaaaagtatAGCAGAATACCTTTGGAGTGGACTCAGAAGTATGTAATctaa
- the GLRX2 gene encoding glutaredoxin 2 isoform X1: MALQGALRRAAAGLRLRFRMGSSLPTSVGLSNDAAMNQIQEIISENCVVIFSKTTCSYCKMAKKLFEDMNVNYTVVELDMSTNGSQFQDTLEQMTGGRTVPRVFVNGTFVGGATDTQRLHEEGKLLPLVHQCQVKRKS, translated from the exons ATGGCCCTGCAGGGGGcgctgcggcgggcggcggcagggcTGCGGCTGCG ttttagaATGGGGAGTAGTCTGCCTACTTCTGTGGGACTGTCCAATGATGCTGCTATGAATCAAATACAG GagattatttcagaaaactgtgTGGTGATTTTCTCTAAAACAACATGCTCCTACtgcaaaatggcaaaaaaactCTTTGAGGATATGAATGTAAATTATACAGTTGTAGAACTGGACATGAGTACAAATGGAAGTCAGTTCCAAGACACTCTTGAACAGATGACTGGTGGCAGAACA GTCCCGAGAGTGTTTGTCAATGGGACTTTTGTTGGAGGTGCTACAGATACTCAAAGGCTTCATGAGGAAGGCAAACTGCTTCCATTGGTTCATCAATgtcaagtgaaaagaaaatcctga
- the GLRX2 gene encoding glutaredoxin 2 isoform X2 — protein MGSSLPTSVGLSNDAAMNQIQEIISENCVVIFSKTTCSYCKMAKKLFEDMNVNYTVVELDMSTNGSQFQDTLEQMTGGRTVPRVFVNGTFVGGATDTQRLHEEGKLLPLVHQCQVKRKS, from the exons ATGGGGAGTAGTCTGCCTACTTCTGTGGGACTGTCCAATGATGCTGCTATGAATCAAATACAG GagattatttcagaaaactgtgTGGTGATTTTCTCTAAAACAACATGCTCCTACtgcaaaatggcaaaaaaactCTTTGAGGATATGAATGTAAATTATACAGTTGTAGAACTGGACATGAGTACAAATGGAAGTCAGTTCCAAGACACTCTTGAACAGATGACTGGTGGCAGAACA GTCCCGAGAGTGTTTGTCAATGGGACTTTTGTTGGAGGTGCTACAGATACTCAAAGGCTTCATGAGGAAGGCAAACTGCTTCCATTGGTTCATCAATgtcaagtgaaaagaaaatcctga